In Tubulanus polymorphus chromosome 8, tnTubPoly1.2, whole genome shotgun sequence, one genomic interval encodes:
- the LOC141909502 gene encoding proton-coupled zinc antiporter SLC30A2-like isoform X4 has protein sequence MNVVYHPLPLEETDKFVNGTDYHSMGSTPNTSDDEGLAGNHCHTTNVDRSVDKRARRKLMIASVLCLLFMTGEAVGGTLASSLAVVTDAAHLLSDFASFMISLLAIYLATRPATKKMSFGWYRAEVMGALVSVLLIWVVTGILVYMAVMRIVENEYEIEGDIMLITASIGVVFNIIMGATLHQHGHTHGPAPTPNPSDIESDTDSQSGTDTDKDSHGHSHGHKQNINVRAAFIHVIGDFVQSIGVLVAAIIIYFRPDWKIADPICTFLFSVLVLFTTINILRDTLLVLMEGTPRGLNFTEVKSAFFEIKGVKEVHNLRMWSLTMNKTALSVHIAIDKDVEAQEVLKQASRLIRKRFGVHDITLQIEEYCETMADCTECKDPKD, from the exons ATGAACGTCGTTTATCATCCGTTACCGCTTGAAGAGACTGATAAATTCGTCAATGG GACGGACTATCACAGTATGGGCTCAACGCCCAATACCAGCGACGACGAGGGACTCGCCG GTAATCACTGTCACACGACGAACGTGGATCGGTCAGTCGACAAGAGGGCGCGACGCAAACTGATGATCGCCAGTGTGTTATGTCTCTTATTTATGACTGGCGAGGCTGTAG GTGGCACTTTAGCGTCTAGTTTAGCAGTTGTAACCGACGCGGCTCATCTTCTGTCGGATTTCGCTAGTTTCATGATCAGTCTTTTGGCGATCTACCTCGCTACTCGGCCGGCGACGAAGAAAATGAGTTTCGGCTGGTATCGCGCAG AGGTGATGGGAGCTCTTGTATCTGTGTTGCTGATCTGGGTAGTGACTGGTATACTCGTGTACATGGCCGTCATGAGAATCGTCGAGAACGAATACGAAATCGAAGGCGATATTATGTTAATAACTGCCAGTATTGGCGTCGTTTTCAATATCAT CATGGGAGCGACGTTACACCAACACGGACACACACACGGACCGGCGCCTACGCCTAACCCATCGGACATCGAATCGGATACGGACTCTCAAAGCGGAACGGACACCGACAAGGACTCACATGGACACAGCCACGGTCACAAACAGAATATCAACGTCAGAGCCGCATTTATACACGTGATCGGGGATTTCGTTCAAAGTATCGGGGTCCTGGTCGCCgctattattatttattttcga CCCGATTGGAAAATCGCCGATCCTATTTGTACGTTTCTCTTCTCAGTATTAGTTCTATTCACTACTATCAATATACTCAGAGATACTTTACTAGTTCTCATGGAAG GTACGCCACGAGGACTGAATTTCACCGAGGTAAAGTCGGCTTTCTTCGAGATAAAAGGTGTGAAAGAAGTTCACAATTTGCGAATGTGGTCGTTAACGATGAACAAAACTGCTCTATCGGTGCATATAGCTATAG ATAAAGATGTCGAAGCTCAAGAGGTTTTGAAACAGGCGTCGAGACTAATACGAAAACGATTCGGCGTGCATGACATCACGTTACAGATCGAGGAATACTGCGAGACTATGGCGGATTGTACGGAGTGCAAGGACCCGAAAGACTAA
- the LOC141909502 gene encoding proton-coupled zinc antiporter SLC30A2-like isoform X3, translating into MDGGMDLERVHIAYSNGGKRTDYHSMGSTPNTSDDEGLAGNHCHTTNVDRSVDKRARRKLMIASVLCLLFMTGEAVGGTLASSLAVVTDAAHLLSDFASFMISLLAIYLATRPATKKMSFGWYRAEVMGALVSVLLIWVVTGILVYMAVMRIVENEYEIEGDIMLITASIGVVFNIIMGATLHQHGHTHGPAPTPNPSDIESDTDSQSGTDTDKDSHGHSHGHKQNINVRAAFIHVIGDFVQSIGVLVAAIIIYFRPDWKIADPICTFLFSVLVLFTTINILRDTLLVLMEGTPRGLNFTEVKSAFFEIKGVKEVHNLRMWSLTMNKTALSVHIAIDKDVEAQEVLKQASRLIRKRFGVHDITLQIEEYCETMADCTECKDPKD; encoded by the exons ATGGATGGTGGAATGGATTTGGAGCGGGTCCATATCGCCTACTCTAACGGAGGAAAAAG GACGGACTATCACAGTATGGGCTCAACGCCCAATACCAGCGACGACGAGGGACTCGCCG GTAATCACTGTCACACGACGAACGTGGATCGGTCAGTCGACAAGAGGGCGCGACGCAAACTGATGATCGCCAGTGTGTTATGTCTCTTATTTATGACTGGCGAGGCTGTAG GTGGCACTTTAGCGTCTAGTTTAGCAGTTGTAACCGACGCGGCTCATCTTCTGTCGGATTTCGCTAGTTTCATGATCAGTCTTTTGGCGATCTACCTCGCTACTCGGCCGGCGACGAAGAAAATGAGTTTCGGCTGGTATCGCGCAG AGGTGATGGGAGCTCTTGTATCTGTGTTGCTGATCTGGGTAGTGACTGGTATACTCGTGTACATGGCCGTCATGAGAATCGTCGAGAACGAATACGAAATCGAAGGCGATATTATGTTAATAACTGCCAGTATTGGCGTCGTTTTCAATATCAT CATGGGAGCGACGTTACACCAACACGGACACACACACGGACCGGCGCCTACGCCTAACCCATCGGACATCGAATCGGATACGGACTCTCAAAGCGGAACGGACACCGACAAGGACTCACATGGACACAGCCACGGTCACAAACAGAATATCAACGTCAGAGCCGCATTTATACACGTGATCGGGGATTTCGTTCAAAGTATCGGGGTCCTGGTCGCCgctattattatttattttcga CCCGATTGGAAAATCGCCGATCCTATTTGTACGTTTCTCTTCTCAGTATTAGTTCTATTCACTACTATCAATATACTCAGAGATACTTTACTAGTTCTCATGGAAG GTACGCCACGAGGACTGAATTTCACCGAGGTAAAGTCGGCTTTCTTCGAGATAAAAGGTGTGAAAGAAGTTCACAATTTGCGAATGTGGTCGTTAACGATGAACAAAACTGCTCTATCGGTGCATATAGCTATAG ATAAAGATGTCGAAGCTCAAGAGGTTTTGAAACAGGCGTCGAGACTAATACGAAAACGATTCGGCGTGCATGACATCACGTTACAGATCGAGGAATACTGCGAGACTATGGCGGATTGTACGGAGTGCAAGGACCCGAAAGACTAA
- the LOC141909502 gene encoding proton-coupled zinc antiporter SLC30A2-like isoform X5, with protein MDKLKEVKLKMIARTDYHSMGSTPNTSDDEGLAGNHCHTTNVDRSVDKRARRKLMIASVLCLLFMTGEAVGGTLASSLAVVTDAAHLLSDFASFMISLLAIYLATRPATKKMSFGWYRAEVMGALVSVLLIWVVTGILVYMAVMRIVENEYEIEGDIMLITASIGVVFNIIMGATLHQHGHTHGPAPTPNPSDIESDTDSQSGTDTDKDSHGHSHGHKQNINVRAAFIHVIGDFVQSIGVLVAAIIIYFRPDWKIADPICTFLFSVLVLFTTINILRDTLLVLMEGTPRGLNFTEVKSAFFEIKGVKEVHNLRMWSLTMNKTALSVHIAIDKDVEAQEVLKQASRLIRKRFGVHDITLQIEEYCETMADCTECKDPKD; from the exons ATGGACAAACTGAAAGAGGTGAAACTGAAAATGATCGCTAG GACGGACTATCACAGTATGGGCTCAACGCCCAATACCAGCGACGACGAGGGACTCGCCG GTAATCACTGTCACACGACGAACGTGGATCGGTCAGTCGACAAGAGGGCGCGACGCAAACTGATGATCGCCAGTGTGTTATGTCTCTTATTTATGACTGGCGAGGCTGTAG GTGGCACTTTAGCGTCTAGTTTAGCAGTTGTAACCGACGCGGCTCATCTTCTGTCGGATTTCGCTAGTTTCATGATCAGTCTTTTGGCGATCTACCTCGCTACTCGGCCGGCGACGAAGAAAATGAGTTTCGGCTGGTATCGCGCAG AGGTGATGGGAGCTCTTGTATCTGTGTTGCTGATCTGGGTAGTGACTGGTATACTCGTGTACATGGCCGTCATGAGAATCGTCGAGAACGAATACGAAATCGAAGGCGATATTATGTTAATAACTGCCAGTATTGGCGTCGTTTTCAATATCAT CATGGGAGCGACGTTACACCAACACGGACACACACACGGACCGGCGCCTACGCCTAACCCATCGGACATCGAATCGGATACGGACTCTCAAAGCGGAACGGACACCGACAAGGACTCACATGGACACAGCCACGGTCACAAACAGAATATCAACGTCAGAGCCGCATTTATACACGTGATCGGGGATTTCGTTCAAAGTATCGGGGTCCTGGTCGCCgctattattatttattttcga CCCGATTGGAAAATCGCCGATCCTATTTGTACGTTTCTCTTCTCAGTATTAGTTCTATTCACTACTATCAATATACTCAGAGATACTTTACTAGTTCTCATGGAAG GTACGCCACGAGGACTGAATTTCACCGAGGTAAAGTCGGCTTTCTTCGAGATAAAAGGTGTGAAAGAAGTTCACAATTTGCGAATGTGGTCGTTAACGATGAACAAAACTGCTCTATCGGTGCATATAGCTATAG ATAAAGATGTCGAAGCTCAAGAGGTTTTGAAACAGGCGTCGAGACTAATACGAAAACGATTCGGCGTGCATGACATCACGTTACAGATCGAGGAATACTGCGAGACTATGGCGGATTGTACGGAGTGCAAGGACCCGAAAGACTAA
- the LOC141909502 gene encoding proton-coupled zinc antiporter SLC30A2-like isoform X6 yields MGSTPNTSDDEGLAGNHCHTTNVDRSVDKRARRKLMIASVLCLLFMTGEAVGGTLASSLAVVTDAAHLLSDFASFMISLLAIYLATRPATKKMSFGWYRAEVMGALVSVLLIWVVTGILVYMAVMRIVENEYEIEGDIMLITASIGVVFNIIMGATLHQHGHTHGPAPTPNPSDIESDTDSQSGTDTDKDSHGHSHGHKQNINVRAAFIHVIGDFVQSIGVLVAAIIIYFRPDWKIADPICTFLFSVLVLFTTINILRDTLLVLMEGTPRGLNFTEVKSAFFEIKGVKEVHNLRMWSLTMNKTALSVHIAIDKDVEAQEVLKQASRLIRKRFGVHDITLQIEEYCETMADCTECKDPKD; encoded by the exons ATGGGCTCAACGCCCAATACCAGCGACGACGAGGGACTCGCCG GTAATCACTGTCACACGACGAACGTGGATCGGTCAGTCGACAAGAGGGCGCGACGCAAACTGATGATCGCCAGTGTGTTATGTCTCTTATTTATGACTGGCGAGGCTGTAG GTGGCACTTTAGCGTCTAGTTTAGCAGTTGTAACCGACGCGGCTCATCTTCTGTCGGATTTCGCTAGTTTCATGATCAGTCTTTTGGCGATCTACCTCGCTACTCGGCCGGCGACGAAGAAAATGAGTTTCGGCTGGTATCGCGCAG AGGTGATGGGAGCTCTTGTATCTGTGTTGCTGATCTGGGTAGTGACTGGTATACTCGTGTACATGGCCGTCATGAGAATCGTCGAGAACGAATACGAAATCGAAGGCGATATTATGTTAATAACTGCCAGTATTGGCGTCGTTTTCAATATCAT CATGGGAGCGACGTTACACCAACACGGACACACACACGGACCGGCGCCTACGCCTAACCCATCGGACATCGAATCGGATACGGACTCTCAAAGCGGAACGGACACCGACAAGGACTCACATGGACACAGCCACGGTCACAAACAGAATATCAACGTCAGAGCCGCATTTATACACGTGATCGGGGATTTCGTTCAAAGTATCGGGGTCCTGGTCGCCgctattattatttattttcga CCCGATTGGAAAATCGCCGATCCTATTTGTACGTTTCTCTTCTCAGTATTAGTTCTATTCACTACTATCAATATACTCAGAGATACTTTACTAGTTCTCATGGAAG GTACGCCACGAGGACTGAATTTCACCGAGGTAAAGTCGGCTTTCTTCGAGATAAAAGGTGTGAAAGAAGTTCACAATTTGCGAATGTGGTCGTTAACGATGAACAAAACTGCTCTATCGGTGCATATAGCTATAG ATAAAGATGTCGAAGCTCAAGAGGTTTTGAAACAGGCGTCGAGACTAATACGAAAACGATTCGGCGTGCATGACATCACGTTACAGATCGAGGAATACTGCGAGACTATGGCGGATTGTACGGAGTGCAAGGACCCGAAAGACTAA
- the LOC141909627 gene encoding uncharacterized protein LOC141909627 translates to MADQPMEEGRSVSGKQRRRKSDQPKKSLKSSKKSSNQSLATQNSTTAVEEGVDAGAMEISETPSVVTSEAVIQVDSPPIVVPIPEGEGTKEPARKEPTKRRASRKSLISKENPVFIDIDDIEYNSDEEPNYEPPESDRNLPDLKYMIDTLNEDVEDLAATTAPPSLFTRPEHVDSYKQIADLRLQIEEEEIRRYVEEFEQRIKDDVLMIGSISLDEIQDEEKRLRNEHVLYQSQEAERARTIQEEIVVREELAKKHIAEMLKEHRKHLQNREVLAQQRERILRDRLHKAFRQSENRLVNILQRRKAEIQAMYGDLQVADGDYGGSKGRRWKVDWTKTPQPVQVKLKSLRGVKDKLPGGRYVIVTSLYDRLGGHVLKWSNLKGQKWGGSTLPTNHDGHFYNTEIRIDQSTFTVLPSKPAIRPSMVLMFELYLLRGAVVPTDHIVGWGCFPICDANFEVIEGKYKVPLLRGPMDYRIDKHEIVERLVSTDLDHWLCNFYFEIVRLPRYLGGQKEFEVELQFSSAMLNYPDRVKYAEDNRDGEDPVIGSGLTAIMEDDSPREKLTAGSSGGGSESSLDERRAPPPYDSHGEFVDRKPPISKSTVAVHRAADKIDAQSISDESVAWDRPTTGAVTTMFGSRAIQKRKMADSDSSDSEQDEEIYVLDKNKEEFKSIAGHPGLFYKRHLNTNPADTYHKQLYSLLPKTPLLTRKKPKRRLTRMEELELHTFSVQPPFSDKGHVKSAGREKLDYVTRMFLSELGLSQWRSAEFWTMIFLFVFVFFLRIFVHYILQWVLLMAIGIPVNKFEYVGYTVNLNYQSTLLKTKEEIAIVILGCLGNIIVFCLLICISYACQKILSSFPDLGSKFILVYGISTFLDAILIAVVDCALLRFQNLGGDQPIADCAKLWWHFVRTQGTGLGGVFITAFLYLFCMFFTASILYMYFLRLHNNGRMLDIFWRLHGEESAFFLPYDLEMSNYELSFLCRKAEQFRGEEGARRKVAIYDYIWEEDEMIDSVWDNESVTSSEQRNTKQETTTHVSIHTIHLDGLRELYRHFLRLPDGAIVEVFGEMAIPGLGKDITSALTEGAQMMEDLKKTEINTNKGRRPMTSWTTSGLEADGTFFISTGDIIGTTKPLPTTTTKSDNDSDYKKKEK, encoded by the exons ATGGCTGATCAGCCGATGGAAGAAGGGCGCTCCGTTAGTGGGAAACAGCGCCGCCGAAAATCAG ATCAACCGAAGAAAAGtttaaaaagttcaaaaaaaTCATCGAACCAAAGCCTAGCCACACAAAATAGCACAACCGCGGTCGAGGAAGGGGTGGATGCTGGTGCGATGGAGATTTCCGAAACTCCGTCTGTTGTTACTAGCGAGGCCGTCATTCAAGTCGACTCACCTCCGATTGTTGTCCCCATACCTGAAGGAGAAGGAACAAAAGAACCTGCTAGAAAAGAACCTACGAAACGCCGCGCGTCGAGAAAGTCACTGATATCGAAAGAGAACCCGGTTTTTATCGATAtcgatgatattgaatataacaGCGATGAGGAACCGAATTATG aaCCGCCGGAAAGCGACAGAAATTTACCCGACTTGAAATATATGATCGATACATTGAACGAGGACGTGGAAGATTTAGCGGCCACAACGGCGCCACCTTCGTTATTCACTCGCCCAGAGCACGTCGATTCGTATAAACAGATCGCCGATTTACGTTTGCAAATCGAAGAGGAGGAAATTCGTCGTTACGTCGAAGAATTCGAACAGCGAATCAAAGATGACGTTTTAATGATCGGCAGTATTTCACTGGACGAAATACAG GATGAAGAGAAAAGACTTCGCAATGAACACGTTCTCTACCAGTCGCAGGAGGCGGAACGGGCGCGAACGATCCAAGAGGAAATCGTCGTACGCGAAGAACTGGCGAAAAAACACATCGCTGAAATGTTGAAAGAGCATCGAAAACATTTACAAAACAGAGAG gTGTTGGCTCAGCAGAGAGAGAGAATTCTCAGAGATCGTTTGCACAAAGCCTTTCGACAATCCGAAAATCGTCTTGTGAACATTTTACAACGCAGAAAAGCTGAAATACAG GCGATGTATGGAGATTTACAAGTGGCTGATGGAGACTATGGAGGGAGTAAGGGCAGACGTTGGAAAGTCGATTGGACAAAAACTCCGCAACCCGTTCAAGTAAAACTGAAATCTCTTCGCGGCGTCAAAGATAAACTTCCAG gtGGCCGCTACGTGATCGTAACATCTTTGTACGATCGTTTGGGCGGTCATGTGTTAAAATGGTCGAATTTAAAAGGACAAAAGTGGGGTGGCTCCACTTTACCGACGAATCATGACGGACATTTCTACAATACAGAAATCCGG aTTGATCAGAGCACATTCACTGTATTACCTTCCAAGCCTGCTATCCGCCCCAGTATGGTATTAATGTTTGAACTGTATCTATTGCGTGGAGCCGTCGTCCCAACTGACCACATCGTCGGCTGGGGCTGCTTCCCGATCTGTGACGCCAATTTCGAAGTCATTGAAGGAAA ATATAAAGTTCCGTTGCTGCGAGGTCCGATGGATTATAGAATCGACAAACATGAAATCGTCGAGCGACTGGTCTCTACGGATCTCGATCACTGGCTGTGTAACTTCTATTTCGAGATCGTTCGTTTACCCAG GTATCTCGGTGGACAGAAAGAGTTCGAGGTCGAGTTGCAGTTCAGTTCGGCCATGTTGAATTATCCCGATCGCGTGAAATATGCCGAGGATAACCGTGATGGGGAGGATCCGGTCATCGGATCGGGACTGACAGCAATCATGGAGGACGATTCTCCGAG GGAGAAATTGACGGCTGGTAGCAGCGGTGGTGGCTCGGAGAGCAGCCTGGACGAGCGACGCGCCCCGCCGCCGTACGACAGCCACGGAGAATTCGTCGATCGTAAACCGCCGATATCGAAGTCGACCGTCGCGGTTCACCGCGCCGCTGATAAAATCGACGCGCAGTCAATCAGCGACGAGAGCGTTGCGTGGGATCGACCGACCACCGGCGCAGTCACGACGATGTTCGGCTCGAGAGCGATACAAAAAAGAAAGATGGCCGATTCTGACTCGAGCGATAGCGAACAGGACGAGGAGATCTACGTGTTGGATAAGAATAAAGAAGAGTTCAAGTCAATTGCTGGGCATCCAGGACTGTTCTATAAG CGTCATTTGAATACGAACCCAGCCGACACGTACCACAAACAACTGTACTCTCTGTTACCGAAAACACCGCTGTTGACTAGAAAAAAACCTAAACGTCGATTGACGAGAATGGAGGAACTTGAACTGCATACATTCAGTGTTCA gCCACCGTTTTCCGACAAGGGCCATGTGAAATCCGCCGGTCGCGAGAAACTCGACTACGTCACGCGAATGTTTTTATCCGAACTCGGATTGTCGCAGTGGCGCAGCGCCGAATTCTGGACGATGATTTTCCTGTTTGTTTTCGTGTTTTTCTTGCGGATTTTTGTACATTACATTCTTCAATGGGTTCTGCTGATGGCGATCGGTATTCCCGTCAACAA atttGAATATGTCGGGTACACGGTCAACTTGAACTATCAAAGCACATTGTTGAAAACAAAAGAAGAAATCGCCATCGTTATTCTTGGTTGCCTCGGCAACATCATCGTCTTCTGCTTGTTGATCTGCATCAGTTACGCGTGTCAGAAGATTTTGTCATCGTTTCCAGATCTCGGCTCGAAATTTATTCTCGTTTACGGAATTTCTACGTTCCTTGATGCTATACTGATTGCTGTTGTCGACTGCGCGCTTCTG cgCTTTCAGAATCTCGGTGGCGATCAACCGATTGCTGATTGCGCGAAGTTATGGTGGCATTTCGTGCGTACTCAGGGTACAGGTCTCGGAGGTGTATTCATCACCGCGTTTCTGTATCTGTTCTGCATGTTCTTCACCGCTTCCATCCTTTACATGTACTTCTTACG GCTGCACAATAACGGACGAATGCTCGATATTTTCTGGCGTCTCCATGGTGAGGAGTCGGCGTTCTTCTTGCCGTACGACCTTGAAATGTCGAACTACGAGTTGAGTTTCCTGTGTCGTAAAGCGGAACAATTCCGCGGTGAAGAGGGCGCCCGTCGTAAAGTGGCCATTTACGATTATATCTGGGAAGAAGATGAG ATGATCGATTCTGTTTGGGACAACGAAAGCGTGACGTCGTCTGAGCAACGCAACACGAAACAGGAAACAACAACTCACGTTTCAATTCACACGATTCACCTCGATGGCTTACGTGAACTGTATCGTCATTTCTTACGACTTCCAGATGGCGCCATTGTTGAG GTGTTCGGTGAAATGGCCATCCCCGGGTTGGGCAAAGACATCACTAGCGCTCTCACCGAAGGTGCTCAAATGATGGaggatttgaaaaaaacggAAATCAACACGAACAAG GGTCGGCGTCCGATGACATCTTGGACGACGAGCGGACTTGAAGCGGATGGCACGTTCTTCATTTCGACAGGAGACATCATCGGCACTACGAAACCTCTCCCAACGACGACGACTAAATCTGACAACGACTCCGATtacaagaaaaaagaaaaataa
- the LOC141910389 gene encoding glycoprotein 3-alpha-L-fucosyltransferase A-like, translated as MIFEDLWKSSSYLKQVSRASSMKRLRVYFLVVVVIGAIVCALNSIRIQKARAVFSDMMIIFEGTRVRSSNRTDIVCGAVGDSGNRRNDSELVSEKRSNTSDHLRRRALNFVKALRLVPLSDPSAIWPEMDHDIRLTAQLQHVPEQAVKLSKLGKFKLFLLWGGFKTALLPRRNLNPFLRCPINTCEITEDRSKIGTADVIVIERSAIGSVEPSGPRPKHQIQVMLNKESPLNTPLHYGTGYQSSINWTVTYRRDSTIPVPHGLFVRYNESVRFKVLKRNYAAGKTKKVAWFVSNCYDKNERMKLAEELSKYISVDIYGRCGTRKCPRRLGRKCFHLLDSSYKFYLAFENSNCREYITEKFFLNGLSRDVVPIVYGAHKDDYERVAPPHSFIHVDDFESPKQLAEYLHRLDKNDHLYNSYFRWKGTGKMLTGRRLYYWCRLCMLSHADDADKRRYVSNYDHWWRPEGICKMNSGYQRWTSPTYGTMWF; from the exons ATGATATTCGAAGATTTATGGAAATCATCGTCATATCTAAAGCAAGTATCACGGGCCTCGTCGATGAAACGATTACGTGTGTACTTTCTGGTCGTTGTCGTCATCGGCGCGATCGTCTGCGCGTTAAACAGTATCAGAATCCAAAAAGCAAGAGCAGTATTTTCCGATATGATGATCATTTTTGAGGGAACGCGTGTTAGGTCTTCGAATCGTACTGATATCGTCTGCGGAGCTGTTGGTGATTCAGGCAACCGTCGGAATGACAGTGAATTAGTGTCCGAAAAACGCAGCAATACTAGTGATCATCTTCGTAGGCGCGCTTTAAACTTCGTAAAAGCCCTTAGACTTGTACCTCTATCAGACCCGTCCGCGATATGGCCAGAGATGGATCACGATATAAGACTGACCGCCCAACTGCAACATGTTCCCGAACAGGCCGTCAAACTATCTAAACTGGGgaaattcaaattgtttttattgtggGGTGGATTTAAAACAGCATTACTCCCTAGACGCAATCTAAACCCGTTTCTGCGCTGTCCAATAAATACTTGCGAGATTACCGAAGAccgctctaaaatcggaacAGCTGACGTCATAGTGATTGAACGCTCCGCGATCGGGTCCGTGGAACCATCGGGCCCCAGACCTAAACATCAAATACAAGTGATGTTAAACAAAGAATCCCCACTAAACACTCCTTTACACTACGGAACCGGTTATCAATCGAGTATAAACTGGACGGTTACTTACCGACGCGACTCGACCATTCCCGTTCCGCACGGGCTTTTTGTACGTTACAACGAATCAGTTCGTTTTAAAGTTCTCAAAAGGAACTACGCCGCAGGTAAAACGAAGAAAGTCGCCTGGTTCGTTTCGAACTGTTACGACAAAAATGAGCGAATGAAACTAGCTGAAGAACTGTCCAAATACATCAGTGTGGATATATACGGCAGATGCGGTACGCGGAAATGTCCTAGACGCCTGGgcagaaaatgttttcatctGTTGGACTCGAGTTACAAATTCTACCTGGCTTTCGAGAACTCTAACTGTAGGGAGTACATCACGGAAAAGTTCTTTTTGAACGGTTTATC TCGGGATGTTGTACCAATAGTTTACGGCGCTCATAAAGATGATTATGAACGCGTTGCTCCTCCACATTCGTTCATACACGTTGACGATTTCGAGTCTCCGAAACAACTTGCCGAATATCTGCACAGATTAGACAAAAACGATCATTTATACAATTCATATTTCCGATGGAAAGGAACGGGTAAAATGCTCACTGGCCGTCGTTTATATTACTGGTGTCGTTTATGCATGCTGAGCCACGCCGATGACGCCGATAAAAGACGATACGTGTCCAATTATGATCACTGGTGGAGACCCGAGGGTATATGTAAAATGAATAGCGGATACCAGCGATGGACGTCTCCTACTTACGGTACGATGTGGTTCTAG